GGGTATCCGGAATGGAGTGTAGGTTGAGGGCTTAGGGCTTACCGGCGTCAAGAAACAGGATCGACCCAGTTCTCTACGCGCAGGCCCTCTACGCGGCAGAAATGCTTCACGTTGTTCGTCACCACCACCGCCCCAGCACTAAGCGCGTGTGCAGCGATCATCGTGTCCTGCGACCCGATAGGAGTCCCGGCCTCTTTGAGTGCGGTGTAGACCTGCGCCCACGCGTCGGCGGCGTAACGATCCCATGGCAGTACGGCATGCAGCGGCGCGAGAAACGCCTGAAGTCGCTGCA
This genomic window from Phycisphaeraceae bacterium contains:
- a CDS encoding type II toxin-antitoxin system VapC family toxin; protein product: MMRYMLDTDTSSYIIRKAPVSVVQRLERTASSGHEIVVSVITYAELMQGVVAQGREPERVQRLQAFLAPLHAVLPWDRYAADAWAQVYTALKEAGTPIGSQDTMIAAHALSAGAVVVTNNVKHFCRVEGLRVENWVDPVS